The following coding sequences lie in one Myxococcus xanthus genomic window:
- a CDS encoding MupA/Atu3671 family FMN-dependent luciferase-like monooxygenase, translating into MTEHIEPRAHCFPTLVDVLCQRAESQGDALLYRFLETGDVDGPVEEWTYRRLDSRARSLGARLRALGAQGERALLLYPPGLEFVAGFMGCLYGGVIAVPCYPPDPTRLDRTLPRLRAIARDCGARYVLTTSTIQEMAEFLTPQAPELGELQWIASDAVPEAEAADWKRPDLTSESLAFLQYTSGSTGNPKGVKVSHANILHNESLITRDFGLQAERSVGVGWLPMFHDMGLIGKVLQPLYLGFPCVLMSPIAFLQRPLRWLEAVSHFKGTVSGGPNFAYDLCARKARAEDVARLDLSHWDLAFNGAEPVRRETMERFAETFAPAGFRREAFYPCYGLAEATLIVSGGVKGTPCVQERYDTGSLELGRAKPASGAAEGPTARTLVSSGQGAPDQRLLIVDPETRVPRASNEVGEVWVAGPSVAGGYWDRPEETAHAFGARLANGEGPFLRTGDLAFLSPEGELFITGRLKDLLIVRGRNLYPQDLEMTAERAHRAVRPGCSAAFSVDVEGEERLVVVSEVDVREGFDGAAVVGALRRALADEHQVHAHTVVLLQARSIPKTSSGKIQRRACRDGFLAGSLEVVEVSGEEAAPVAEAVPSTPSAPLRERLALASEEARPALLVDFLRVEAARVLRAAPASLAPETSLASLGLDSLMALELHGRLEEELGVSLPVAFLWQHPTLGAAAAHLVDAWKGSAAPAVPPLKAGSLEGELPLSPGQQRLWFLDRLVPESALYNVHFQLRLSGALDVPALERALQGLLSRHAVLRAAFPEVEGQPRQFLPPLRPLDVAREDLRALSPAERDARLNQLARAQGEAPFNLSEGLLVRAALVALEDQEHVLLMTQHHIVTDGWSIGVLARELAALYRAEVAGAAASLGAPALQYVDYARWQHGLGGALDGQRAYWARKLENLPRLELPTDFPRPREPGFRGALHRFALPAELVDSLKAVGRSEGCTFFVTLAAAWAALLHRYSGQDDFGLGTIFAQRDRAELRDVVGFFASTLVLRADVSGAPRFRELLGRMRQTFHEALAHADLPFEEVVGASRAVRGGDNPLFQANLVLESLPPVDMDVPGMQWRPVLPVPDGAVEGTAKFDLQLAVVETPRGLEGALEYRSDLFSAETMARLAGHLEALLRGIVAAPDARVEDLPLLDDAERRSLLERWNDFTAPLSQDPSHCIYAQFREQAARTPDAVAVVAEDGTLTYAELARRASALALHLRGLGVGPEVRVGLCAERSAEMVAGMLGILEAGGAYVPLDPDYPRERLTYMLEDSGARVLVTQSHLAGTLPVAGLHTVLLDTAEPYAATPASPLALGTTPDNAAYVIYTSGSTGRPKGVVVPHGGVANFFAAMDVRVGHSPAGAWLAVTSISFDISVLELLWTLTRGFKVVVQGEGASLKAPARAVGARKRPMDFSLFYFADDAEVSRGESSYRLLLEGAKFADTHGFAAVWTPERHFHAFGGLYPNPSVVGAAVATVTKRVAIRAGSVVLPLHHPVRVAEEWSLVDNLSGGRVGISVASGWHANDFVFAPEKYEKRRELMMEGIDTVRRLWRGETVRFPGGGGAQVDVKLRPRPVQAELPVWLTAAGNPETFISAGRLGCNILTHLLGQTWEDLEKKLSLYRQAWRDAGHAGEGHVTLMLHTFIGEDMAKVREVVEQPFRNYLKSSADLMRGLGSTLGIDMDSATEADLDRLAGHAFDRYFETSGLFGTPRSVRERVGQLQALGVDEVGCLIDFGIPADTVLASLPLLDEVRQRCVRDSRRAGTAKTIPEQLREHGVTHLQCTPSLARALLSEPESVEALGGLHRLMVGGEALPGALAASLRKALPESAELLNMYGPTETTIWSSTARVAAEETAAVVSIGTPLLRTCLYVLDARLQPAPVGVAGELYIGGAGVVRGYLGRPELTAERFIPDAWAREPGARLYRTGDRARWRPDGTMEFLGRVDHQLKVRGFRIEAGEIEAALTAQPSVREAVVVAREDVPGDVRLVAYVVPAQGATVEASALRDALAQRLPEHMVPSLVMELPALPLTPNGKVDRKALPAPNVVRSAKAAFVAPQGQLEEQIAQVWRSVLRVEQVGVHDNFFDLGGHSLLMVQVHTQLKSVLGQDLPLLKLLEHPTISTLARFARQGPAAAQSQVEAAQDRAKRQLESLKRQRQRARK; encoded by the coding sequence ATGACCGAGCACATCGAGCCGCGAGCTCACTGTTTCCCCACCCTGGTGGACGTGTTGTGTCAACGCGCCGAGTCTCAAGGCGACGCGCTGTTGTATCGCTTCCTGGAGACAGGAGACGTGGACGGCCCGGTGGAGGAGTGGACCTACCGGCGGCTGGATTCACGGGCGCGGTCGCTGGGGGCTCGGCTGCGTGCCCTGGGCGCGCAGGGGGAGCGGGCGCTGCTGCTCTACCCGCCCGGCCTGGAGTTCGTCGCGGGCTTCATGGGCTGTCTGTATGGCGGCGTCATCGCCGTGCCGTGTTACCCGCCGGACCCCACGCGGTTGGATCGCACGCTGCCGCGCCTTCGCGCCATCGCCCGGGACTGTGGCGCGCGCTACGTGCTGACGACGAGCACCATCCAGGAGATGGCGGAGTTCCTCACGCCGCAGGCTCCTGAGCTGGGTGAGCTGCAGTGGATTGCCAGTGACGCGGTGCCGGAAGCCGAGGCCGCGGACTGGAAGCGCCCGGACCTGACGTCCGAGTCGCTGGCCTTCTTGCAATACACGTCGGGTTCCACGGGCAACCCGAAGGGCGTCAAGGTCAGCCACGCCAACATCCTCCACAACGAGTCGTTGATTACGCGTGACTTCGGGTTGCAGGCGGAGCGCTCGGTGGGCGTGGGCTGGTTGCCCATGTTCCATGACATGGGGCTCATCGGAAAGGTGTTGCAGCCGCTCTACCTGGGCTTCCCGTGCGTGTTGATGTCGCCCATCGCGTTCCTTCAGCGGCCCTTGCGCTGGCTGGAGGCCGTCTCCCACTTCAAGGGGACGGTCAGTGGTGGACCCAATTTCGCTTACGACCTGTGCGCGCGAAAGGCCCGCGCCGAAGACGTGGCCCGTCTGGATTTGAGCCACTGGGACCTGGCCTTCAACGGCGCGGAGCCCGTGCGGCGCGAGACGATGGAGCGCTTCGCGGAGACGTTCGCGCCCGCTGGCTTCCGGCGCGAGGCCTTCTATCCCTGCTACGGCCTGGCCGAGGCGACGCTCATCGTCAGCGGCGGCGTGAAGGGAACGCCGTGTGTACAGGAGCGCTACGACACCGGCTCGCTGGAGCTGGGGCGCGCGAAGCCCGCGTCTGGCGCGGCGGAGGGGCCCACGGCGCGCACGCTGGTGTCCTCCGGTCAGGGTGCGCCGGACCAGCGGCTGCTCATCGTGGACCCGGAGACGCGGGTGCCTCGGGCCTCGAACGAGGTGGGTGAGGTCTGGGTCGCTGGCCCCAGCGTGGCGGGTGGGTATTGGGATCGTCCGGAGGAGACGGCGCATGCCTTCGGCGCGCGGCTCGCCAACGGCGAGGGGCCCTTCCTCCGCACCGGTGACCTGGCCTTCCTGTCGCCGGAGGGCGAGCTCTTCATCACCGGCCGTCTCAAGGATCTACTCATCGTCCGGGGCCGGAACCTGTATCCGCAGGACCTGGAGATGACCGCGGAGCGCGCGCACCGCGCGGTGCGTCCCGGCTGCAGCGCCGCCTTCTCCGTGGACGTGGAGGGGGAGGAGCGGCTGGTGGTGGTCTCCGAGGTCGACGTGCGAGAGGGCTTCGACGGCGCGGCGGTGGTGGGCGCCCTGCGCCGCGCGCTCGCCGATGAGCACCAGGTGCATGCGCACACGGTGGTGCTGCTCCAGGCCCGGAGCATTCCGAAGACGTCGAGCGGGAAGATTCAGCGCCGCGCCTGTCGTGATGGCTTCCTGGCGGGCTCGCTGGAGGTGGTGGAGGTGTCGGGCGAGGAGGCCGCTCCGGTGGCGGAGGCCGTGCCTTCCACGCCGTCCGCGCCCCTGCGCGAGCGCCTGGCCCTGGCGTCCGAGGAGGCCCGTCCGGCGCTGCTGGTGGACTTCCTCCGCGTGGAGGCCGCGCGGGTGCTGCGCGCGGCGCCCGCGTCCCTGGCGCCGGAGACGTCGCTGGCCAGCCTGGGGCTCGACTCGCTGATGGCGCTGGAGCTGCACGGCCGGCTGGAAGAGGAACTCGGTGTGTCGCTGCCCGTGGCCTTCCTCTGGCAGCACCCGACGCTGGGGGCCGCCGCCGCGCATCTGGTGGACGCGTGGAAGGGCTCCGCCGCGCCCGCCGTGCCGCCGCTGAAGGCCGGCTCGCTGGAGGGAGAGCTGCCGCTGTCGCCCGGTCAGCAGCGCCTGTGGTTCCTGGACCGGCTGGTGCCCGAGAGCGCGCTGTACAACGTCCACTTCCAGCTCCGGCTCTCCGGTGCGCTGGACGTGCCCGCGCTGGAGCGTGCGCTGCAAGGGCTCCTGTCGCGTCACGCGGTGCTGCGCGCGGCCTTCCCCGAAGTGGAGGGCCAGCCGCGCCAGTTCCTGCCGCCCCTGCGTCCGCTGGACGTGGCCCGCGAGGACCTGCGGGCGCTGTCGCCCGCCGAGCGTGACGCGCGGCTGAATCAGCTGGCCCGGGCCCAGGGCGAGGCGCCCTTCAATCTGTCAGAGGGCCTGCTGGTGCGTGCGGCGCTGGTGGCGCTGGAGGACCAGGAGCACGTGCTCCTGATGACCCAGCACCACATCGTCACGGATGGCTGGTCCATTGGTGTGCTGGCCCGGGAGCTGGCCGCGCTGTACCGCGCGGAGGTGGCTGGCGCCGCCGCGTCGCTGGGCGCGCCCGCCTTGCAGTACGTGGACTACGCACGTTGGCAGCACGGGCTGGGCGGCGCGCTGGACGGGCAGCGTGCCTACTGGGCGCGGAAGCTGGAGAACCTGCCGCGCCTGGAGTTGCCCACGGACTTCCCGCGTCCCCGGGAGCCGGGCTTCCGCGGCGCGCTCCACCGCTTCGCGCTGCCGGCCGAGCTGGTGGATTCGCTCAAGGCGGTGGGCCGGAGCGAGGGCTGTACCTTCTTCGTCACGCTCGCGGCGGCCTGGGCGGCGCTGCTGCACCGCTACAGCGGTCAGGACGACTTCGGCCTGGGCACCATCTTCGCGCAGCGGGACCGGGCCGAACTGCGTGACGTGGTGGGGTTCTTCGCCAGCACGCTGGTGCTCCGCGCGGACGTGTCGGGCGCGCCCCGTTTCCGGGAGCTGCTGGGTCGCATGCGCCAGACGTTCCACGAGGCCCTGGCCCACGCGGACCTGCCCTTCGAAGAAGTGGTGGGCGCGTCGCGCGCGGTCCGTGGCGGCGACAACCCGCTGTTCCAGGCGAACCTGGTGTTGGAGAGCCTGCCGCCGGTGGACATGGACGTGCCGGGCATGCAGTGGCGCCCGGTGCTGCCCGTGCCGGACGGCGCCGTGGAGGGCACGGCGAAGTTCGACCTGCAGCTCGCCGTCGTGGAGACGCCGCGAGGGCTGGAGGGCGCGCTGGAGTACCGCTCGGATCTCTTCTCGGCCGAGACGATGGCGCGGCTCGCGGGACACCTGGAGGCGTTGCTGCGGGGCATCGTCGCTGCTCCGGACGCGCGTGTGGAGGACCTGCCGCTGCTCGACGACGCGGAGCGCCGCTCGCTGCTGGAGCGCTGGAACGACTTCACGGCGCCGCTCTCCCAGGACCCTTCGCACTGCATCTACGCGCAGTTCCGTGAGCAGGCCGCCCGCACGCCCGACGCGGTGGCGGTGGTCGCCGAGGATGGGACGCTCACCTACGCGGAGCTGGCGCGCCGTGCGTCCGCGCTGGCCTTGCACCTGAGAGGCCTGGGCGTGGGCCCCGAGGTGCGCGTGGGCCTGTGCGCCGAGCGCTCGGCGGAGATGGTGGCGGGGATGCTCGGCATCCTCGAGGCGGGCGGCGCCTACGTGCCCCTGGACCCGGACTATCCCCGGGAGCGGCTCACGTACATGCTGGAGGACTCGGGCGCGCGCGTGCTCGTCACGCAGTCCCACCTGGCGGGGACGCTGCCCGTGGCCGGCCTGCACACCGTGCTGCTGGATACCGCGGAGCCCTACGCGGCGACGCCGGCGTCACCGCTGGCCCTGGGGACCACGCCCGACAACGCGGCGTATGTCATCTACACGTCGGGCTCCACGGGGCGGCCCAAGGGCGTGGTGGTGCCGCACGGGGGCGTGGCCAACTTCTTCGCCGCCATGGACGTGCGCGTGGGCCACTCGCCCGCGGGCGCCTGGTTGGCCGTCACCAGCATCTCCTTCGACATCTCCGTCCTGGAGTTGCTGTGGACGCTCACCCGCGGCTTCAAGGTGGTGGTGCAAGGGGAGGGGGCCTCACTCAAGGCGCCCGCTCGCGCCGTGGGGGCCCGGAAGCGCCCCATGGACTTCAGCCTGTTCTACTTCGCGGATGACGCGGAGGTGTCGCGCGGGGAGAGCAGCTACCGGCTGTTGCTGGAGGGCGCGAAGTTCGCGGACACCCACGGCTTCGCGGCGGTGTGGACGCCGGAGCGCCACTTCCACGCCTTCGGCGGCCTGTACCCCAATCCCTCCGTGGTGGGCGCGGCTGTCGCCACCGTGACGAAGCGCGTGGCCATCCGCGCGGGCAGCGTGGTGCTGCCACTCCACCATCCCGTGCGCGTGGCGGAGGAGTGGTCCCTGGTGGACAACCTGTCCGGCGGGCGCGTGGGCATCTCCGTCGCTTCCGGCTGGCACGCCAATGACTTCGTCTTCGCGCCGGAGAAGTACGAGAAGCGCCGCGAGCTGATGATGGAAGGCATCGACACCGTGCGCCGGCTGTGGCGTGGGGAGACGGTGCGCTTCCCGGGCGGTGGCGGCGCGCAGGTGGATGTGAAGCTGCGCCCCCGTCCCGTGCAGGCGGAGCTGCCCGTGTGGCTCACCGCCGCGGGAAACCCGGAGACGTTCATCTCCGCGGGCCGGCTGGGGTGCAACATCCTCACGCACCTGCTGGGGCAGACGTGGGAGGACCTGGAGAAGAAGCTGTCCCTCTACCGTCAGGCCTGGCGCGACGCGGGCCACGCGGGCGAGGGCCACGTCACCCTCATGCTGCACACCTTCATCGGCGAGGACATGGCGAAGGTGCGCGAGGTGGTGGAGCAGCCCTTCCGCAACTACCTCAAGAGCTCGGCCGACCTGATGCGAGGCCTGGGGAGCACGCTGGGCATCGACATGGATTCGGCCACGGAGGCGGACCTGGACCGGCTCGCCGGCCATGCCTTCGACCGCTACTTCGAGACGAGCGGCCTGTTCGGCACGCCGCGTTCGGTGCGCGAGCGCGTCGGGCAGCTCCAGGCCCTGGGCGTGGACGAGGTGGGCTGCCTCATCGACTTCGGCATTCCCGCCGACACGGTGCTGGCCAGCCTGCCGCTGCTGGACGAGGTGCGGCAGCGCTGCGTGCGGGACAGCCGCCGCGCGGGCACGGCGAAGACGATTCCCGAGCAGCTCCGCGAGCACGGCGTGACGCACCTGCAGTGCACGCCATCCCTGGCGCGCGCGCTGCTGTCCGAGCCCGAGTCCGTCGAGGCGCTGGGCGGCCTGCACCGGCTGATGGTGGGCGGCGAGGCCCTTCCGGGCGCGTTGGCCGCGTCCCTGCGCAAGGCGCTGCCGGAGTCCGCCGAGCTGCTCAACATGTACGGCCCCACGGAGACGACCATCTGGTCCTCCACGGCGCGCGTGGCCGCGGAGGAGACGGCGGCGGTCGTCTCCATCGGCACGCCGCTGCTGCGCACGTGCTTGTACGTCCTCGATGCACGGCTGCAGCCGGCACCGGTGGGCGTGGCGGGTGAGCTGTACATCGGCGGCGCGGGCGTGGTGCGTGGCTACCTGGGCCGGCCCGAGCTGACGGCGGAGCGCTTCATTCCGGATGCCTGGGCCCGTGAGCCCGGGGCCCGGCTGTACCGCACGGGTGACCGCGCACGGTGGCGGCCCGACGGCACCATGGAGTTCCTCGGCCGCGTGGACCACCAGCTCAAGGTGCGTGGCTTCCGCATCGAGGCAGGGGAAATCGAGGCGGCGCTCACCGCCCAGCCCTCGGTGCGCGAGGCGGTGGTGGTGGCGCGCGAGGATGTGCCCGGCGACGTGCGGCTCGTGGCCTACGTGGTGCCCGCGCAGGGCGCCACGGTGGAGGCGTCCGCGCTGCGCGACGCCCTGGCGCAGCGGTTGCCGGAACACATGGTTCCGTCGCTCGTCATGGAGCTGCCGGCGCTCCCGCTGACGCCCAATGGCAAGGTGGACCGCAAGGCCCTGCCCGCGCCGAACGTGGTGCGCTCCGCGAAGGCGGCCTTCGTCGCGCCGCAGGGGCAGCTGGAGGAGCAGATTGCCCAGGTGTGGCGCAGCGTCCTCCGCGTGGAGCAGGTGGGCGTGCACGACAACTTCTTCGACCTGGGCGGCCACTCGCTCCTGATGGTGCAGGTGCACACACAGCTCAAGTCGGTGCTGGGACAGGACCTGCCCCTGCTGAAGCTGCTGGAGCACCCCACCATCAGCACCCTGGCGCGTTTCGCGCGGCAGGGGCCCGCGGCGGCGCAGTCCCAGGTGGAAGCCGCGCAGGACCGGGCCAAGCGGCAACTGGAGAGCCTCAAGCGTCAGCGTCAGCGCGCCAGGAAGTAG
- a CDS encoding MFS transporter: MAFSSRHVVTHPARVFSLIWLGQLISSLGTGLTQFSVGVFVYQNSDSVTEYSLASFFGFLPMVLLAPVAGSMVDRSNRQRVMLLADLGAMMAIGLMWCLVAADRAGLWALQNWHFYPPLALSAAFSTFRILAFSTTTPLLVSKQNLGRANGMVELAMSAGQLLGPAMAGVLVVSIGLQGVLLIDLATFLFAVATLLSVRIPQPELTAEQAEARKSLWTDIALGWRFIRERPGLLGLLAFSSAVNLFSVLVTVLITPLVLSFTDPTTLGLVVSCSGVGMVAGGITMGVWGGPKRRIRGVLGAELVAGLALLAAALPASVFLVACAAFVFMFTAPVAMGCSQAIWQSKVPPAIQGRVFATRRMLALIAPPIAALLAGPLTDKLFDPWMAQGGALASTFGQVLGTGPGRGIALLYVFLGLMLAGSVLLTWSSPRVRGVEDELPDALLPQAVPAAQQQA; this comes from the coding sequence ATGGCATTTTCAAGCAGGCACGTCGTCACACACCCTGCCCGGGTCTTCAGTCTCATCTGGCTGGGTCAGCTCATCTCGTCGCTGGGGACGGGGCTCACCCAGTTCTCGGTGGGTGTCTTCGTCTACCAGAACAGTGACTCCGTCACGGAGTACTCGCTGGCGTCCTTCTTCGGGTTCCTCCCGATGGTGCTGCTCGCCCCCGTCGCCGGCTCCATGGTGGACCGCAGCAACCGCCAGCGGGTGATGTTGCTGGCGGACCTGGGCGCGATGATGGCGATTGGTTTGATGTGGTGCCTTGTCGCGGCGGACCGCGCCGGGCTGTGGGCCCTTCAAAACTGGCACTTCTATCCGCCCCTGGCGCTGAGCGCCGCCTTCAGCACCTTCCGCATCCTGGCCTTCTCCACGACCACGCCCCTGCTGGTCTCCAAGCAGAACCTGGGCCGGGCCAACGGCATGGTGGAACTGGCCATGAGCGCGGGCCAGCTTCTGGGCCCCGCGATGGCGGGCGTGCTGGTGGTGAGCATTGGCTTGCAAGGCGTGTTGCTCATCGACCTGGCGACCTTCCTCTTCGCGGTGGCCACGCTGCTGAGCGTGCGCATCCCCCAGCCCGAACTGACTGCCGAGCAGGCCGAGGCCAGGAAGTCGCTGTGGACGGACATCGCGCTGGGCTGGCGCTTCATCCGCGAGCGCCCCGGCCTCCTGGGCCTGCTGGCCTTCAGCTCCGCCGTCAACCTGTTCTCCGTGCTGGTGACGGTGCTCATCACCCCGCTGGTGTTGAGCTTCACGGACCCGACGACGCTGGGGCTGGTCGTCTCCTGCTCCGGCGTCGGCATGGTGGCGGGCGGAATCACCATGGGCGTCTGGGGAGGCCCGAAGCGGCGCATCCGGGGCGTGTTGGGCGCGGAGCTCGTCGCGGGCCTGGCCTTGTTGGCGGCGGCGCTCCCCGCCAGCGTATTCCTCGTCGCGTGCGCCGCCTTCGTGTTCATGTTCACCGCCCCCGTGGCCATGGGCTGCTCACAGGCCATCTGGCAGAGCAAGGTGCCCCCCGCCATCCAGGGACGGGTGTTCGCCACGCGCCGGATGCTCGCCCTGATTGCCCCGCCCATCGCGGCGCTGCTCGCGGGTCCGTTGACGGACAAGCTCTTCGACCCCTGGATGGCGCAGGGCGGCGCCCTGGCCAGCACCTTCGGCCAGGTGCTGGGCACCGGGCCGGGCCGCGGCATTGCCCTGCTCTACGTCTTCCTGGGCTTGATGCTGGCGGGCAGCGTCCTGCTGACCTGGTCCTCTCCGCGCGTGCGGGGCGTGGAAGACGAGCTCCCGGACGCGCTGCTGCCCCAGGCCGTCCCCGCCGCTCAACAGCAAGCCTGA
- a CDS encoding glycoside hydrolase family 19 protein — MSGKFVSRSLALLGICGGLSALGGCGDAEPAPTALEPVGQVEGAAIVDTITEGSYVIRSVMTNKCIDVASSSTADGAKVQQWDCNGTNAQRFRVTPTSGGYFSIINVNSNKALDIKEASTAANALVHQWGYGGGANQQFRFVKEVGSEFSIRARHTDMAIDVYWGNTANGTELVQYPYEQRTNQRWTFDRIDGGGGNPGTGLAAILSESTFNAMFPNRNPFYTYSSLIAAASTFPAFANTGSLETRKREVAAFFANTAHETGNYVYVEEINRGDYCGAWGPPGCYCVAGKKYYGRGPIQLSWNGNYCAAGTALGLPLHTNPDLLAQDANAAWRSAFWFWTTQAGAGTMSAHRAMVDGRGFGETIRTINGSLECNGGNPGQVQSRINNYQRFTGMLGVSPGDNLGC; from the coding sequence ATGTCCGGCAAGTTCGTGTCACGCAGTCTGGCCCTGCTGGGAATCTGTGGGGGCCTGAGCGCCCTGGGAGGCTGTGGCGACGCCGAGCCAGCGCCCACCGCCCTCGAACCGGTGGGCCAGGTGGAAGGCGCCGCCATTGTCGACACCATCACCGAAGGCTCCTACGTCATCCGCTCGGTGATGACGAACAAGTGCATCGACGTCGCCTCGTCGAGCACGGCGGACGGCGCCAAGGTGCAGCAATGGGATTGCAACGGCACCAATGCGCAGCGCTTCCGCGTCACGCCCACGTCCGGGGGCTACTTCAGCATCATCAACGTGAACAGCAACAAGGCGCTCGACATCAAGGAGGCGAGCACCGCGGCGAACGCGCTGGTCCACCAGTGGGGCTATGGCGGCGGAGCGAACCAGCAGTTCCGCTTCGTGAAGGAAGTGGGCAGCGAGTTCAGCATCCGCGCGCGTCACACCGACATGGCCATTGACGTGTACTGGGGCAACACGGCCAACGGCACGGAGCTGGTGCAGTACCCCTACGAGCAGCGCACGAACCAGCGCTGGACGTTCGACCGCATCGACGGGGGCGGTGGCAACCCCGGCACGGGGCTGGCCGCCATCCTGAGCGAGTCCACGTTCAACGCCATGTTCCCGAACCGGAACCCCTTCTACACGTACAGCAGCCTCATCGCCGCCGCGAGCACCTTCCCGGCCTTCGCCAACACGGGCTCGCTGGAGACGCGCAAGCGCGAGGTGGCGGCCTTCTTCGCCAACACGGCCCATGAGACGGGCAACTACGTGTACGTGGAGGAGATCAATCGCGGTGACTACTGCGGCGCATGGGGTCCGCCGGGCTGCTACTGCGTCGCGGGCAAGAAGTACTACGGACGCGGGCCCATCCAGCTGTCCTGGAACGGCAACTACTGCGCCGCCGGCACCGCGCTGGGGCTGCCGCTGCACACCAACCCGGACCTGTTGGCCCAGGACGCCAACGCCGCGTGGCGCTCCGCGTTCTGGTTCTGGACCACGCAGGCCGGCGCCGGAACCATGTCCGCGCACCGCGCCATGGTCGACGGCCGCGGCTTCGGTGAGACCATCCGCACCATCAATGGCTCGCTGGAGTGCAATGGTGGCAACCCCGGCCAGGTGCAGAGCCGCATCAACAACTATCAGCGCTTCACCGGCATGCTGGGCGTGAGCCCTGGCGACAACCTGGGCTGCTGA
- a CDS encoding RNA polymerase sigma factor, whose amino-acid sequence MGIPTRDEDVALHARILQRESVANVDAFAVFVDPIIAAVKYARGCTYEMARDAAIDVLLDYLEAPERFDPQRGRLFSYLAQSAKNTVTDWQRSATRRQVREEKFGILFELLGRSPKDCLEQSAEVKRVVERIEQSDLSQVDRAFLGLMLQGERSTQRFAEVLGLGSLPAVDIQREVKRNRDRIMKWLVRFGREVFGDES is encoded by the coding sequence ATGGGAATTCCAACACGAGACGAGGACGTCGCGTTGCATGCGCGCATCCTCCAGCGAGAGTCGGTGGCGAACGTGGACGCGTTTGCGGTCTTCGTCGACCCCATCATCGCAGCCGTGAAGTACGCCCGAGGATGCACCTACGAAATGGCCCGTGACGCCGCCATCGACGTGTTGCTCGACTACCTCGAGGCACCCGAGCGCTTTGATCCGCAGAGAGGTCGCCTGTTCTCCTACCTGGCGCAATCCGCGAAGAACACGGTCACTGACTGGCAGCGCTCGGCGACGAGGCGCCAGGTGCGTGAAGAAAAGTTCGGCATCCTTTTCGAACTTCTAGGGAGGTCTCCGAAAGACTGTTTGGAGCAATCCGCGGAGGTGAAGCGCGTCGTGGAACGCATCGAACAATCCGACCTCTCTCAGGTGGACCGCGCGTTCCTCGGACTCATGCTCCAGGGAGAACGGTCGACCCAGCGGTTTGCCGAGGTACTCGGCCTGGGCTCACTCCCCGCAGTCGACATCCAGCGCGAAGTGAAGCGCAACCGTGACCGCATCATGAAGTGGCTGGTGCGCTTTGGAAGGGAGGTTTTCGGTGACGAATCCTGA
- a CDS encoding ImmA/IrrE family metallo-endopeptidase, producing MVISGLQACTSYPRDLAVEAPYQLSVETVPIPKLTTAHVAEWTSKRKVPHPISDTDREIYGCMVAWKGSALLFHDTGDSEDEQRFTVAHEVAHFVLDHVIPRERALRHFGEGILPVLDGKRDASLEEKLSSVFGQVPLGVQVKLMDRNPSGHLASGAIAEAERRADRLALEFLAPAELVRRMLRITPGEDGVPRVASRFGLPEDKARGYARALMRQERAQRFSIIEFLGEDRS from the coding sequence ATGGTCATCAGCGGGCTCCAGGCATGCACTTCCTATCCGCGCGACCTGGCCGTAGAAGCCCCATACCAGCTGTCCGTGGAGACGGTGCCCATCCCCAAGCTCACGACAGCGCACGTGGCGGAGTGGACATCGAAGCGGAAGGTTCCGCATCCCATCTCCGACACCGACCGGGAAATATACGGGTGCATGGTCGCCTGGAAAGGGAGTGCCCTGCTCTTCCACGATACGGGTGACTCGGAGGATGAACAGCGATTCACCGTGGCACATGAGGTCGCGCACTTCGTGCTCGACCACGTGATTCCCCGCGAGCGAGCCCTGCGCCACTTTGGAGAAGGAATCCTCCCCGTCCTCGACGGAAAGCGAGACGCAAGCCTGGAGGAAAAACTGTCCTCGGTTTTCGGACAGGTCCCGCTGGGTGTCCAGGTCAAGCTCATGGATAGGAACCCGTCCGGGCACCTTGCCTCTGGAGCCATTGCGGAAGCCGAACGGCGAGCCGACCGGCTGGCGCTCGAGTTCCTCGCGCCAGCAGAGCTCGTGCGGCGGATGCTCCGTATCACCCCAGGAGAAGACGGCGTACCGCGGGTGGCCAGCCGCTTCGGTCTCCCTGAAGACAAGGCCAGGGGCTATGCCCGCGCGCTCATGCGACAGGAGCGCGCCCAGCGATTCTCCATCATCGAATTTCTTGGCGAAGACAGGAGCTAG